Below is a window of Mus caroli chromosome 2, CAROLI_EIJ_v1.1, whole genome shotgun sequence DNA.
AGATGAAGTGATATAGTCTAGCCCAGTAGTCTCTAAATGATCCAGAGAATATTCTGTGGAAGTGgttgtgattctctctctctctctctctctctctctctctctctctctctctctctctcNNNNNNNNNNNNNNNNNNNNNNNNNNNNNNNNNNNNNNNNNNNNNNNNNNNNNNNNNNNNNNNNNNNNNNNNNNNNNNNNNNNNNNNNNNNNNNNNNNNNNNNNNNNNNNNNNNNNNNNNNNNNNNNNNNNNNNNNNNNNNNNNNNNNNNNNNNNNNNNNNNNNNNNNNNNNNNNNNNNNNNNNNNNNNNNNNNNNNNNNNNNNNNNNNNNNNNNNNNNNNNNNNNNNNNNNNNNNNNNNNNNNNNNNNNNNNNNNNNNNNNNNNNNNNNNNNNNNNNNNNNNNNNNNNNgagagagagagagagagagagagagagagagagagagagagagaatgaatgtttAAGACTTAGaaatccctgcttcctgacttcttATTAATCTtaggatttttattgctgtgacagaacaccacaatcaaaagcaacttggagtgGAATGGTTTATTTCACCTACACTTCCATAAAAGTGTTCATCATTGAAAGCCATtaaggcaagaactcaaacagggcaggaacctggaggcaggatggagaggccatggagaggagTTGCTTACTGGCTTTGTCACCATCgattgctcagccagctttcttatagaacccaggaccaccatcccagggatggcaccatccacagtgggctatCTAGCCCTCAATAGcaatcactacttaagaaaatgctctGTAATTTTGCCTTCAGCCTGATCTTACAGAgacttttgttttttcagttgAAGTTCTCTCCTCTCGGATGACTCTCACTTtcgtcaagttgacatagaaacTAGCCAGGACATCAGGTGAGCTTGGTGATCTTTCCTCTGAATCCCATTGTCTCCATCTGTGAAGCAGGGAAATCCTATAGTGTCAGTGGGAATAGGTGAAGGTAGGGATCAGGGGCATGCTGCTTATGACGCACCTCATATGGATGCTcaggctcccctcccctctccgtCCTTCCCTTCATAGTTCCTCTCTGCTCCCTCAGTTCTGCATATCACGTCCTGGATTGACTTTGGAAGGGTGCTTCCAAATTATCGGATATCTTTCAGGCTGGCCACTTTAGGAACACTAATACTAATTTCCTCTGGTTGGTAGGCATGATGTTACACATGCCTCTGAAATAAACTGGTGGACATGGGTTTCCATTTAGGACCACAGGTCCCTGAAAGCAGGGCTCTGTCATGTGAGCAGAAAGCAGGATCTGGGgtgaaaaaaagtgaaaaaaatttttttatcagTTCTATTATCCTCAAGCTCAACCTGGGGCAATCACCCTGGCCCCTTCCTACTTCCTCAAAAACACAGTATAAGAGCTGATTGTGGGTCAGTAGCCGCAGCCATTGAGCGTGGAGGCCACAGACCCTTGGGAGGTGTGTGCTGTGCTCACACAGCACAGACCAGGATCCCAACTGGAGGGCCTGTTTTTAGGATCAGCATAGGTAACTGTCTTTGCTTCTTCTTTCCCCACATAAGTGAAGTCAGCTCTGGCTTGGAGCTGACCTGTCCCTGTAGGTCTAGAACTTGGGTAAAATGTGGTCCTAGGGAACAGCCAGGAAGATCTTAGCCAGGAGAAGTTTGAAGTTGCCCATCTTGCCCACCCCTGATGCCTGTTTCAGACTCTGGCTCAGGGTCTGTCtttagaagaggaggaggagaatgaggaggaggggaaggaggaagaggaggaggaggagNNNNNNNNNNNNNNNNNNNNNNNNNNaaggaggaagaggaggaggaggagaaggaggaggaggaggagaaggaggaggagggggaggagaaggaggaggaagaagaggaggaggcagcagtaGATCTTCGGCCCTCCCTTTTATCAGGTAATTAAACAAGTATCATGCCATGTGCCAGAAGCTGTGTTGGACACAAAAGGACAGCTGTGAGGACAAAGGTGGAATTGTCTCTACTACAGGATCAAGTAGACATGAAACAGCCCCTGATCCTGTCCTTTCTCCTGCTGGGGATGGTTTCTGCTTTTAATCTGGGTAAGTCTTTCCCTTTTATTCTCACgtgtctcttccttctttttcctctgtccCACTCTCTTGGTCATTGTTGTTATCATAGAGCCAGGGTCACAGTATGCTCTTTTCAGGTTGCTCACAAATCTATAGTTAGATATCTCTCAgactcagaactaaacaaaaacaaaagatctaAATATTAAGATGAAGGGCCAGTTGAAGCACCTCACACAAGGTCTTCCCATCCATATACATACCTGTCGTGTCAGTCAGAGTTCAGGCTATGAGTTTGGATTAAGACATCTCTCTTTACCCAGCCTAGAAAAGGAGTTCCTTCCTATTGTGTGACCCCAAATTGGAACCTAGGAAAGCTCAAGTGGACGGTTGGAGCTGTCTGAGGTTCTACAGGAAGAGAGTCTTGCAAGTGATGGCAGGTTATCTCTTCTTCCTAGAGACTGCTCATCTGGAGAATCCCAAGAGAGAGGAAAACctgaagcaggaagcagatggttcgagggagcaagggagagagtTGGTTCTGACTCAAGAGACAAAGCATACAGAGGGAGAGGAGGTTGAGGGTTCCGAACATCAAGACATCTTTGAGGATGAGGAGGCAATGGAGTCAGATCCAGATGCCTTAAATAAGGACTCTGCTTGCCCCAAGGAAGAGGACACAGCTCATTTTCAGGGAACTCCTGGGTGCAAGAGCTGCCACTATGTGCTGGTGAGGACTCCTGAGACATTTTATAAGGCTCAGGTAAGAGACAGGGAGACATGGTGAAAAGGtcaaggggaaggaaagggactgGATTAAAACTCCTGTTCTCTATTCGTTTAGACCAGTGTTTCTCAAAGCTGCAGAATTGCCTGGAAGTCTTCTTAAGATGTAGAGTTTGCAGTTCCACCTTCACAGTGTTTGAATCAGGAGGCTTGGGGCAGGGGTTCTGAGGATTGGCACTTGTAGCAAAGTCCTGGGAATAGAGATCTTCTTGTTCTAAGGACAACACCTTTAGAGCCACTGATTTGTGTAAAAACACTTTGGTGATAGAGACACTTGTGTTTTATGGAATAGGAGGTGGAAAAAGTGTAAGAGCTAAAGGTTGGGGTGGGAATGAGGGTGAAGTATTGTTTTCTGGACATGATAGAAGTGTTGCACTTGTGAACTCACAACCTCTGTGATTGCTTGCATAAGACCTGCATAAGATCAAGCTAGTCAATACTCCAGCATGGATTGCAGGGGCACACAAGCCCTCATCTCTAGATGAAGAGTTACTGGTAACTGGTGGCTGCTTGGAgaaagtcagttttttttttttggggggggtggccACTGGTAGGTTGATTTTGGTCATACATGTTTGGGGAGAATTATTTAGTCTTTGGGGGCCACATATTTGCTAAAAAGAGGATATGAAGTTGGGAaggtgatgtgtgtatgtgattcaGAAAAAGctagaggagggagtggggagatgaacaattgaaacatattttatgtatatatgagaacctcgcaataaataaaatgtcatattaaaatcatataaatcattaaaaattaactcctataagaaaaaatattcaaaaatattcaaaataacaGACATACCGTTTTGCACCTCTGTCAGTTCTTCTATGTGGACCGCTGtagggcttgtgtgtgtgtgtgtgtatgtgcgcacacaTGCTAAGTAAGAAATCTCAAGATTTCACAACTGCactgaaatgaattttaaaagagtaatCTTATCgctaaaggggaaaagaaaagaaacccctgtattaaatactgtcttttttcgttgactattttctgttttctgtgcaaCTCTGCTCATCTTCCAGAGATCAGACTCCTCCAAATTAAGACATGTAGTTGTCCCTTAGTCTCTGTGGGATTTTGGTACCAGCACCCCCAAGGTGGACACCAATATCTGACTCTGTTCAAAGTGCTTACATATAAATGgcatagtattttaaaaattttttatgcttatttatttattgtatgtttgtgtaggGATGCATGCCCCATGACATATACATGCAGATCAGAAGACACCTTTCAGGAGTttgtcctctccttcctccttgtgAGATCTAGAATCAAACTCATTTACCTACtctctgagctatctcactaCCCATCTTTTGTTCATTAAACCACCTCTACATTATTTATAATACCTACTGTGGTGTAAATGTcatgagaatagtttttgtaCTTTACTTTTGGGGACTTATGTCAAAGGAAAGAGTATTATTCAGAGTAAACATAActaaccctccccccaccttttcAGGGGAGAAGGCTATGTGGTAAATGAGTTTGTTCtgaaagcatgaggacttgagttcaaatctccagggCCATGGAAAAATCTGACTGTGATAGTGTAcgcctgtgacctcagcactgaGAGCAGAGATAGGTAGACCCTGAGAGTTCATTGGCCAGGCAGCCTATCTCAAGGAACAAGCTTCTGGTTCCATGAGAGACACTGTGTCAAGACAATAAGGCAAAGGATGGTAGAGGCCATCCCACCTGATGACCTACTCTGGcttttgcatgtgtgcatctaC
It encodes the following:
- the Prg3 gene encoding proteoglycan 3: MKQPLILSFLLLGMVSAFNLETAHLENPKREENLKQEADGSREQGRELVLTQETKHTEGEEVEGSEHQDIFEDEEAMESDPDALNKDSACPKEEDTAHFQGTPGCKSCHYVLVRTPETFYKAQRVCRRCYRGNLASIHSYSFNYQIQSLARKINQSIVWIGGILRGWFFWKKFCWTDGSCWDFGYWAPGQPGSGGGHCVTLCTKGGHWRRASCQSHLPFICSF